A single region of the Coregonus clupeaformis isolate EN_2021a chromosome 16, ASM2061545v1, whole genome shotgun sequence genome encodes:
- the LOC121584674 gene encoding lipocalin, with protein sequence MFLVVTVFSVMLWTQCLNADIHPLKDFDLQRFSGQWYRVGLAYDSPEFVPWRSYVQVSNGNLTSDMDGNANLTVWGTGLKGCMCRVYYYQKTDLPGQFTYFSDRHQILKDITVVESNYTEYSLVVKYKKIVKDFSQVSLYGRSPTLREELVERFRNYSLSLGFSAESILTPSFVDPCSDCGH encoded by the exons ATGTTTTTAGTGGTGACCGTATTCAGCGTGATGCTATGGACTCAGTGTCTCAATGCTGATATTCATCCACTAAAGGACTTTGATCTACAAAGG TTTTCAGGACAGTGGTATCGTGTTGGCCTGGCCTATGACTCGCCAGAATTTGTGCCATGGAGAAGTTATGTGCAGGTCTCCAATGGGAATTTAACCTCTGATATGGATGGCAATGCCAACCTAACCGTATGGGGGACAGG GTTAAAAGGTTGCATGTGCCGTGTGTACTATTACCAGAAGACTGACCTCCCAGGCCAGTTCACCTACTTTAGTGACC GCCATCAGATATTGAAGGACATCACTGTGGTGGAGAGCAATTACACTGAATATAGTCTGGTGGTGAAATACAAGAAGATTGTGAAAGACTTCTCCCAGGTGTCTCTTTATG GTCGCTCACCAACGCTGAGAGAAGAATTGGTGGAGAGATTTAGAAACTATTCTCTGTCTCTGGGCTTCTCTGCAGAGTCCATTCTGACCCCATCGTTCGTAG ATCCCTGCTCTGATTGCGGACATTAA